From Zea mays cultivar B73 chromosome 3, Zm-B73-REFERENCE-NAM-5.0, whole genome shotgun sequence:
AAACCCTCCCAAGAACCGACCGCCTCCATCCAGGAtctagctaatgtggtagcagtaaTACAGCAAGCTTTTGCTATCTCCTCCGGTGCTGATCGTACGATCTTCGGCTATGGCTCGGGCTGTAGTAAGGATCCTGCTTCCCGCGGCTCCACTGCCTCGGCGCCTCCGGGTTCTGCTGGCCGGAGCTCCATGTCCTCGAGGGCTCCGCATCATCGTAGCCACGGCGTTCGGAGCTCCACTGCCTCGGTAGCTCGGGAGCGTAGCTCTGGTGCGCCTGGGAAGAACTCCACTGCCTCGACGGCTCGGCGGGTGCGTAGCCGCCCTGGTGCGCCTGGGAAGAACTCCACTGCCTTGACGGCTCAGGATTGTAGCCCTGCTGCTGCACTTTCCCTGCACTCCACTGCGTCAGGGGCTGCTGACTGTAGCCCTGCGCACCGCCATAGTCGGTGTCGTAGTCCCGGACCACGCCAGGATCTGGTGACCTCGAGTGCCGCTGGTGGTGCCCGTCCCATGGGTACTCCACCAGGGCAGACCGGCTGTAGCCATTTCTGTCATGCCCGTGCCCTGGTACAACAGGACGGGACGAGGCTGCCGAAGATCCATAAGAGCTGTACGCACCCTGCTTGCCTTGATCGCCGTAAGCATTCTGGTTAGCAGACGGCACTGTGCTTGCTGATGCTGTACTATACGAGTTAgctgcgcgggcggcggcccaTGGATCAGCCGTCGCATTCCGTCCAGCGTGGGTCATGTCAGCAGCATTAGATTGCCAAGGGAATGCTGTGTGAGATGATGCATTAGGCTCAGGCAACGACGGATGTGCTGCTACAGCTGGTTTGCTCCCCGCTGCTTGTTGATGCAAGGGCGTGGCAACAGGGTCAGACAACAAAGCGTATTGCTGCTGTCCATGCTGATGCACTGAAGCTCTGTTCAGAAGGTTATTCACAGGGGAAACATGTTGGACTGGCGGGTTTACAGAGACCGCCAGCAGAGGAAGAGATGGGGGTGCGTTAGCTTGAATCTGTGCCGGCAAGACCGAGACTGGAGGGGCGTAAGGTTGTGAGGGTAACGAACTGACAACGTTTGAGAAGCCTTGTTGCACGGCATTTGCAACAGGAGGTGTACTCCCCCGGCTTGGCAGATGCAAGGTTGGAGCAGCCCTCACCTGCATTGCGTGTTCTGGTATCCAGACAGCCTGCCAAAGAATGATCTAACGTGAATAACGGAAGACAGAATTTCCCAATGAACAATGTATGACATGGAAAGCCAGCGGACAAACAAACCCTTGATGTACGGTCTGGCGGAGTTGGTGACGGAAGCGAAGCGGGAATAGGTTCTGGCTCCGGCTCTGGCTCTTTTGGGAGCCCAGCGCCGTTCCCCAGACGGTTAACAAGCTCTGATAGGCTAAGGCCGGTCTGCTTCAGTGTATCCAGAAGCGCAATGGTCTGCTCGTTAGGCATGTTCTCCCCCTTGTTAGAGGTTAATGCAAAGACAAGCTCCGGGTTCCTGAGTAGCACCGTAAGCAATTCGTAATCGGTATTAGCTTCCTCATCATCAGCAACTGCGCCTGATGTCGATGAGGCAGATTCAATCTGCTTGTCCTTAACAGGAGCCACAGCGCTAGGCGCCGCGCCAACGCTTTCCGTTTCCATGGCGTCCACATCTGGCACCTGGTCAATTGGAACCTCTGGGGTCAGGCTGTCATCGAAGTCCATTTCCAGATCCCATGGGTCCTTTGGATTCATTGGGACGTCCTTCTGGCTTGTATAAAAGGTTTCCTTTTCACGCCGGTTCCTCTGTGTTTGAACCTCAAGCTCCTTGCTGTTGTCACCAGCTCCTACACTCCACGAGGGGTCTATCCATACAGCTGCAACAAGAGGCAATAGATTTTTAAATAATGATTAAAAAAATAAGCCAATGTTTCGGGAGTCAACCTTTTGGCAGAATCTCCCAAAAGAAGATAGCAAGCAACAAAAGCTAAAACTTTAAAAAAAACACTGCAATAGGTATCATACTAGCGTTTTCATGATCACAATAGTTGAGACTAGCCAAATGGCTCGCCAAGCCAAATTTTGGCTACTCAACAGCAAAATAATCCTTCAACAGACTAGCCATCTAACTCCCAAAGCTATCCAACTCTTTAAATTGGCTCCCTCACTAGCCAAACTTAGCTAACCACTctgagagcatctccaagagactagtCAAATGGCTCGTAAAGCCAAATTTTGGCTACTGAACGGCAAAATAACTCTCCAACAAACTCACTATTTGACTCACCAAGCTATCAGTCTTTAAATTGGCTCCCTCGCTAGCTAaacttggctagccactctgagtAGCCAAACTAGATAGATAATCTATTGGAGTGAGATGCTATATACAAATTATAATCTTTATCAAATGGTAAATAGAGAGTTAAATATAGAGCTAAAAA
This genomic window contains:
- the LOC103650799 gene encoding homeobox protein LUMINIDEPENDENS isoform X5, translated to MQSLFALKDILGKKETREISLLCGVTVTQVREFFTVQRSRVRKFVRLSQEKALRIETPKEQDNSYSINTEQIPPDIEAQAEVIEPLRTLEPVVLQSSLQPTCVPQISSQSMELQQSDLQHMEVFQNSLQQAEAQHNIAAPIMPSGAMVMQPTDAKISSDSVQKEVKQEGVHSGVASEDKKFLESIFALMQKEETFSGQVKLMEWILQINNVTVLSRFVTMGGLTIMSTWLSQAAIEEQTSVIHVIFKVLLHLPLHKALPVHMSVVLQTINKLRFYRTQDISSRARNLLSRLSKVLVRIQALKKPQKDLICKQRISEILRDESWKSEVDITQEEVLALTDGANESRKPEPRKTPMLLTASAIETNKRSSVQTKSKQKRKVLLVEQPNKKATWKNANSVRNTSTNNSRPLSADDIQKAKMRAMFMQEKRGKIDINKLSDKPQAMDTKKAAGLVNSNPSAMPISPHTSAAQPVDPSPSTSKQSTDPQPDNTEISGGLKLNIGSKNNVIEKLDCKRVLWQIPPAVWIDPSWSVGAGDNSKELEVQTQRNRREKETFYTSQKDVPMNPKDPWDLEMDFDDSLTPEVPIDQVPDVDAMETESVGAAPSAVAPVKDKQIESASSTSGAVADDEEANTDYELLTVLLRNPELVFALTSNKGENMPNEQTIALLDTLKQTGLSLSELVNRLGNGAGLPKEPEPEPEPIPASLPSPTPPDRTSRAVWIPEHAMQVRAAPTLHLPSRGSTPPVANAVQQGFSNVVSSLPSQPYAPPVSVLPAQIQANAPPSLPLLAVSVNPPVQHVSPVNNLLNRASVHQHGQQQYALLSDPVATPLHQQAAGSKPAVAAHPSLPEPNASSHTAFPWQSNAADMTHAGRNATADPWAAARAANSYSTASASTVPSANQNAYGDQGKQGAYSSYGSSAASSRPVVPGHGHDRNGYSRSALVEYPWDGHHQRHSRSPDPGVVRDYDTDYGGAQGYSQQPLTQWSAGKVQQQGYNPEPSRQWSSSQAHQGGYAPAEPSRQWSSSQAHQSYAPELPRQWSSERRGYDDAEPSRTWSSGQQNPEAPRQWSRGKQDPYYSPSHSRRSYDQHRRR